ACCAAGTTTATTTGGTATCATTTCTCAGTTTTTGCGAAtcaaattttaaaagttttaactcattttaacttttgaataaatttctttcaaattgaatttttctaaaaaatttaaCTGTGCCAATGCAAGCTGTCTTTTgggttaaataaaattattttctaatcttTTATACTTTAAATTTTGTGTAGGTACTTTCATTTAGGAAAAATTTCATCGACTTCTGAGACTGTAATTTTGATTTGGACATACGAGCTCTAAGACCTAGCTCGGAAGTATGTCGATATTATAGTCATTCCTTCCATTTTCAGATGCTCCAGACGTATTTCATGTGTCAGAATTAGCGTCAGTAACTCTAAATGTAAATTCACTTTTTTTACCTTAAGTTGAGCTATAGTTTGATAGTTAATAAAATATTTGTGGGCGAATGAAACATAGTAATTTCAATTGtaatattaagataatattgttaaaaatatctaggaatatttataaaatttttgaaagtgAATTGATTATTTTTTAACAATACTGTATTTTAGGCTCCTAAGTTGAAGTCAAGCAATAATACTAGTTAATCGATTTTGGTAAGCCCTTAACGAGTATTGTACTGTATTGTATTGTAGGCCTAAGGCATTTGAGttgttgagatataaattgtgtttTCTTGTAAGAAGATTAGGTTCTATGTATGAGAgaaactctgtcgaattttcggtACGAACCTGGAAAgtcttttatttctttaattaattattattggtCTATTCTTGATAGTTATTTGGTATGTTGATTCAAATCAACCATTTTCTTCTTCCCAAGAGAATCAATAGGCATTGGGTCACACTGTGAGTTAAATGTTTAttagttttgtaattttaatattatttatatatctgGCATTATCAtgcatttttataaatatttatttatgcatataatattAGTTAAAATACATTAGAGACATTCCTAttattgcatatttaattattgttaattACTTGTTTTGGTCGCCTTGAGAATAATTTGGAACTGTGTTATACATATGTGGTATAGGATGGATATGGATTGGACCGGTAGTTGCAGCTTGAACTAGCCTCGCTAGAACTCAGTCCCTATGGATATGAAAAGTCAGGGTGAGACACAACTTTGAACTGATCTCACTAGCCCCCTACACATGGATTGAAGccaaagtccagcttgagtttaGCTTGCTGGCAGGTTTTGAAATAAGAGAGCTAGataggggatcaactctcatAGTATGCATGGAAATGCTATTTTGGGTGCGTGTATAGCTTGAAATTATCTTCATGTGTGAGAACTGGGTGATTTGCTTGATAATAAGTGCTCGATGTGCATTTTATACTTAGGAATGCATTAATTTtagataattatataaattataattataatcaatatctaactctctgagtcgaacgctcaccccTGTTCAATTATTTTTTTCCAGGTGACAAGTAGATGCTATTTTGGAGTTAACCTATTTTCTTTTTCATAGGGAAATTCAAAAATGGTTAATATATTAattgttaattttattatttatatctaaaactcTGCAATGACTGTAGTGGTATTCTTGAAACGTAAAACTAATGTATTTGAATTAAGGTGCTCTTATGATACTAGATTTAGGGTGAGTTGAACTCTCCATTTTGACATTGGATGTTGATGTAGTTTGTGAGGGTAAGCTGAACTTCCCAAGTATGGTTTTGTTTGTGATACAAGTTAGTGAGTTTTCTTCCTATTGGATTATCTATTTTATGATAAAACTCTATATGTTTGCTTTTTTAATTTGGACCCTCCATTTTGGATTTGGTTGTTAGGTTGTAGTTATGTAGGCTTATTACGGACTTTAAAGGCTTTATACCAATTCAAGTTCTAGTACCGGTCTGATCTAAAAATCAGATCGTGACATAGATTCTATTTAAAATAGAACTTAAAATAGAGTATACCAACTTAACCTCCTTTATAAATCACGTTTatcatatttaatatttattttttgaccattttatgctttgtttttttttttactgtttaATCGCTAGTTTGAAAGAGTCTCCTTACTCCTCTCCTCCCGATCGGCAAAATTCACCTATTTTGATAAATGATTTTTAAGCTATCCCGTTTTGATAAATAATTTTTTCAGTTGCCATGTTTTAATAAAATGCCCGTGAATACATGTGTAACCTTTTGGTTAAATGTTATTGaatctttaatatatatatatatatacatatatatatatatatatatatatatatatatatatatttcctttGTGGTAGAATAATAGTCAATTACACCTGTGATTTATATTTTTTGTTAAATTTGCATGGAATAAATTGTGGatccacaatttttttttctcctttttatgcTGAATTTTTTCAGCAATTTGATAAAAAATAACCATCCATCCTCTGACCCTACAAGGTTGAAAtagttgttaaattttttttatttgatttgaacTCTGAGAGATTTGATCATTCTAAAAATAACTCTAGTACAATTATAGCTcgttaactaaaaaaaaattcatttattttttttatcaattacaCTTCAAAAATATTCATTATCTTTGAAATTttaatgttaaaaaataaataaacatgcATCCAAACAAAAGCTCAAGTGCtaattaaagtttccttatttccATTTCCATAGCTGAATATCTATTTTATACTGTGGTTCATACTTTGcttattttctttctcttcaaaaATTTATTAACTACCATGTTAAAAATTGAATACTTCACTTAGCCGAATTTGATTTAATGACTAAAAGTATATTACTTATTTAGCTGGTGTCGAGTTCAAGTCTCTACTCACTCAATTCCctataaaaaaaaagttaaatactTAAATATGGACTAGCAATCTAGTACACATATaactaataatataataatattttgtttaaaataaataaacaagaaattaaattattttattttatcaataagATTTATTTGCAAGTAAATTTCATATTTGGTATTTTTGTTTATTAAAGATTGAATTTATTTGCAGATTATACCAAAGCTATTTTTGAATTCATTTACAAAAATCTacttattttgataaaatttagtTTAAGCACAAAAATGTTGTGTATTTAAAAATCTAGAGTCCTAAATAATTTTTGTGTGTACcaaatttatcaaataaaaattttgtaaaataaattttataaatatttgtgaaattcaatttttttgttcaaaaaaaatcttaattcaaaataaaattgaaCATATCAAACATCAATTTCTTTTCCTCAGTGTTTACTAATGTACAAGAAACgaaataagaaaaaattataGGAACGATCTTCACTATCTAATAGTATTAAAACAAaaggaatttaaaaaaaaaaaattggcaaaACAAATCAAGAAAGAATTAAATGCATTATATAGATAGAGAGAATCTACTACTCTAATACGTCAAAAATAACCATGTCTCTGACCATTGGGagattattttgaaatttttgtttatatttaatttattgtaaAAAATACAAACACGTGAAACTTATATATTAAATAGGTGAATCACAAATTTTTCTTGCTCAAGATATAAGACGCAATATGAGCCTATTATGGATCAAAGACACGAtatgtatagtgatatttatatatttaataggtgaGTCATGAATTTTTCTTGCCCAAGACATAAGACGCAATATGATTTAGTCTATCATGAATCCAATATATAATATGTATGGTGAGATTTTCCTACTAAATATATGAACGTCACATGTTTATATGTTAAGTTTATAGTAAATTGAGTCTAGACAAGAGTTTCTCGATGAGTGAAACTATACATTTATGTCTTAATTCATGGTAGATTGAGCCTAAATAAGAAATCCgttcacatatatatatatatatatatatataagattaaCGAAAATATAAGAGCAAATTAGTTAAAGAAAACAAGCCAATTCCTCTCCAAGGgttgaaaattgaaattaagtaatcCGCCAAAAAAGAAGCACATAATAAATATTTGGCTTAAAGAACTTTGAAAATGACAGCAGCCTCTGCCTGTAATACTAAATAATATCATGgcttctcttcctcttcttcttctttcttcttcttcaaacaaACGATTCCAATAAAAGTATTACATGCGCTCCCAAAATACAATCTCATCATCATGATTTAACGTGCATTTCCATCACAATAAGCTTAGAAGGACAAGAAGAAGAATCCAGCAGCTGTGGCAACACCAGCAATAGCCGAGACCTTCAGGGTGGCAGCGTCACTGCCGGCTGGAGCCTCAGCAGGGGTATCACTGCTGGGAACATCAGATGCAGCTGGGCCACCGGCAGCAGCTGGGGAGCCCTCGCTGGAAGGTGCAGGAGGAGAGGAGGCATCACCCTCAGGAGCTGCACCCTCAGGGGCGGAACCCTCATCAGAAGAGGAAGGAGAAGGGCCAGAAGAGGCTTTGGGGCCAGCAGCGGAAGACTTGGGAGCAGCCGCGGTAGTGGGGGCTTTAGCAGAGGACTTGGGTGCTCCAGCGGTGGTGGGGGCTTTAGCTGTGGAAGGGGCTTTAGCGTTGGTGGGGACTTTCGCGGTGGAAGGAGCTTTAGCGTTGGTAGGGGCTGTAGCATTAGCAGTAGGTGCAGAAGCTGAAGCATTGGGAGATTTAGCAGATGCTGCAGGAGCCTCAGAAGGAGCTGCAGAGCTAGAGTTCTTCCCTGAAGGAGAGGATGATGGGGTGGCTGCAGGTGCAGAACTATTAGCTGCGAAAGCCCCAGCTATGGCAACAAAGATAAGAGCAAGAACAAGAACTTGACGTGCCATTGTGGTTATTGATGTATTTTTGGGGTTTTGAAGAGTTTAGAGTTTTTTACTTTTTTAGAGTTTAATGTTTAGTGGATTCTATGCAGTATGCAGTATCTCTCTACAATATATAGAGAAACACTGCAAAGCTGTAGAATGAAGGAAATGGGTGGGAGGAGAAAGAAGTTATATAGGATGAGGGGAGGAGGGAAGTTAGGGAAATGTAAGGACTGTGTTTCAATGGTTATTAATTGCAAGGCTGTATTATTGGCAATGTGATGATTTAGGTTGTTTTTGCTTGACCGagtttttgggtttgttttcttgacTAAAAGATTTGTGGTTTTACTTTGCTCatcctttttatttttcatgatcaATCTCAAGAGAATTAAACTTATGATAAGCAAAATTAACAAGCTAATCAACACATAAATGACCACTTTCCACTTGATCCAAAGAAACTTGAACTTTCTTGAACGCTTGTTATATTGGGTAGCATGAAGAACATATATCTCTAATAGAGAGATCAAAATGAACATTTTGTGGAATAACTAAACTTGAATGGTGTTTAGAAAAGCATGGATATAGATTCCAACCATGCATGTTGGAAAGGAGTAATGTTTCCTAACCCACAGCACACATCAAAACCACCTACTAATTGGGCATGGACTGGGAATCTAACCACGTCCCTCCCGCATCCAAGGGGGATATCAATGCCTTGCCAAATGGCTGTATTAAGATGCTAAACTCTTATAGTTTTTCCCCATGAttgctgaaaaataaaaatgaaaaaggatTCTGATTAGGGGACATTGTTTGATCACCATAGGAAATAAAAAATCAATATATGAAATTAGTAAATTCATGTGTATTCATATAAGGTGAGCAATTCCGATTTTGATTTGAAGTCTGTCTAGTGTTAAGTGTTAAGGATATCCCTACTTAGATTCAAGTTtaggaaaagatcaaataaaGGATAAATCTCAATCACTTTGACtaattcaaataatttaagatGTAACAAATTAGATACACTCATTCAAATTTAAGTTACTTGTTTATAGGATTCTATTGTAACTAAAAGCTCATCTTGTACCTATTAATACCTCAGCAGTTCAAGTAAAGAAATCAAGTTTTGATCATTCCATTTTTACAAGTaatttacatggtatcagagcagtgaTCCAATTCAtatataattgaattttttttttcatcatgaCTTCCACTAGCACAAGTAATATTACTCACTCCTCTGGCAAATCGTTGGTTGCTATCAATGGTTCCCAATTACCATTAAAGCTTACCCCTCAAAACTACTCCACATTGAGAGCTCAAATTACTCCTTTACTTCAAGGACATAATCTCATGGGTTATGTTCTTGGCACCATTAAACCTCCTTTTGCCACGATTGAAAAGGAGGGTCAACAAGTTTCAAATCCTGATTATGAATTTTGGGATTGTCAGGATCAATTAATCTTGGTAGCCCTAATTGCTTCAGTAACATTTTCTATGATAAATACAATTGCAGATGCCAAGACCTTAGTGGAGGCATGGACCATGTAACATCCTTACATTGATACCAGTCATACCATCGCTTTTTGCAATCGATGTCCGTCTGATAGTGTGGTGTCGTAATCAtaattaagtcacctagaaaaactatagataaaaataaatagcaattatatgaaggtaaaaaagaaatgaagaaaacaaagcataatgggttaaatgagccaaggccacagTGATGGGCGATCGTTCCGAGAAGTAACTGTGAGCTCAGTCGCTACCCTGATTTTGTGTGGGACCCTATGGCACCCCAGGTCTAAGAATCATTAGAAAGTTAGGGGAACTATGAAAACCACAAAAAAGAATtgagaacaagttcaaataattgaatcagggttCCAGAAGCAATTTAACACTGTTGGAAAAACAGATCAGACagataaggggcaatttggtcaattcacctttagaggtgactcttggcctaaatatccattaacatgtcagaaattaaatttatgaaatttatatttaaagtgaagaggttatggaaagaaaagaaaatggaaataaaaactttatgacatcatcatgcataAGTAAGCATGACCTaataaaacaaatttaattattatttaattaaatcatttttattggataattataaaagtaaataaaacacaattaaaaagacaaaatttTGGGTCTTCTTCATTAGGATTGTCGTCCcattctttctctctctttcctctctttttACCTCCATTAAAGAGCATTTCAAGCTCTAAAATCACCAAAAATTCCTTAAAATTTCCATAGCTTCTTGAGAGAAAAATTCATTTTGAGTCTTAGTAGTGAGATTAGAAGTAAAAAGGAGGAGAAAAGATTAAAGAAATTGAAGATACAAGAAtggccatttgaggtaagttgtctCCCTAACCCAAATGATTATGGATGCATGAAATTACATTTGGATATGAGAAAATAACCTAGGAAATTGAAGAATTATGCATGAATATTGAAGttaaaattttggccagcctaggATATCTTAGGTTTTGTGGTGATTTGATGGAATTAATGAAGAAAACTTGTCCATATGAAGTTGTATGAAGATTTAATGTAATAAGATGGCATGAATTTGCATGTGTGTGAAATTACGGTTATACAATTAGGGTTGTGGGGGAAAATTGGAGATTGGTCAATTGATGGCTAATTGACATTATTGATCTTTAAATTGGTCAATTAGAGTACTTATGAATGTGAATTGAGAAATGGAAGTGATTGAAATTATGGTTAGGGACTTGATGCATTCTGGATAGCTTGACCCCTGTCCACTTAGAATATTATAAGTTgaattctgttgctccaattggtgtgaggccaattagagatgaaaattaagacccaaagcaacaatttttatatagaaaccttgccctaaaactgaccacaagttagtgtaaaatttgatcaAATCCGAAATTGGTACCTTGTCACTGGACAAAactgaccatataaatagtacatgttcaaatagtcataacttggtgtaggaaggtccaaatggcctgatttttttagaaagctatgacatagtagaatactttcatgaagaacacaaacccaaattctgaccagaactaAATCCAATTACTAACCAAAattgggtcaccaaaactgccagaatcctaAACTTGCCTAGAAATCTGGACTTTGGcaaatccggccaattatggttaaatggccataacttgagctacaaaactctaaatggagtgattcaaaaagggagttAAAGCTAAGacagtaaggaacaactttaatgtaggaaaattggccaaatttccactgtagaaggtccaatggaacagtagaatcaAAAGACCCAAAACTAAAACGTTAGAATTTCACTTATGGAGtttggaatttcaattggcaatcaatgccaacacaattataatacaaaatgtgatatgtgggtgtaattagaactagtataccccttaagtatgaaaaaaatcaatattttgacttgaatagtgaagtgaatagtaaccacaagtACAACAATTGCAAAGAACTCAAAAGTTATAAATCTTAGTGGATAAATTAAGTGTACAAAATTTAACTGTTGGATTTATTAgttagaaataaattgaatagatattgaaacactttaattttgtgtttcagtaagAAAAGAGCCTTCCAAGGAAGGAATTAGAGAAAATTGAATTAAGATAAgctaaagaggtttgtgcacaactacttCTTAACTATTAATTGTTTTACATATTCAATTGATTAAATGGTTTGATTTTCTTCATGTATTATGTTCATTAAATATTGATTTTTATTTCAACAATTACTGAATATTATTATGGTGTGAATGAATTTGATTTTGAGAAATTGTGATTAAAATGGGGTTTGCATGGAAAATAGAAATTTAATTTGAATTGTGGCTTGCATGGAAAAACTTTGATTATTGAGAATGGCATGAAAATGATTTGTGTTATGATTTTATGCTCATAAAAGGAGCAATGAATGTTTGAATGTTAGTTTGTATCTCACTACTAATGCTCGATATGGTTATTACtcatccctcatttgttgagaacTGGTGTTAGCTTtgtttttgattaccatggtatgtgcacattgaTGATTTGATCTTCCTCAAATAAGAGGTTAGATCTACTTTGAAAATGGCCATTTTCGGAAATTAAATTGTTATGGTGTAATGGATGGAATGTGTACGATTCGATCTCCCCTACCATAGGGAGTGAGAATCACTTTGAAGATGACCCttatggattagtcttgcatgaaGTTAGTGAGAATAAGAATGGTTTTGGAAAATGAGCAATGGTGATTGTAAAAGGAAAATTATGCACAAATGATTTAAAAGtgattatttattttagttggtttatatttttatgttttaatttattttgtgaaatttaatatttatttccatgattCATGGAAATATTTCAAATGTCCATGTATGATTTGggaaatttttaattattgatcaatgtcatttaaatatttgatttgtattattgaaaatattgactttgattttatgaattatgaagaaatcgaCATTTCTAATTTTTTCTATGATTTGTCAACGtatatttttttatcacatttAAATTTATTAGTTATACACCAATGAGTTCACTGCTTAGCGATAGTTTTGTATgttatcgcaggtgaaagtaaggacAAAGTAGCTGAGTGAGATCACTAGAGGCTGTGACTTGAAGAcgtatgaaaaataaattttcagtATATTATAGGTGTATACCTgtgcattagattttgatgtaatcatgtaattatatgtatgtaatttcattcgagcagttgtataaacccttttgaaatattattttggaatgtaatctaatacaaattattgtaatattagtttgagattttatttacttatAAAGTTTCGTAATACTAATTTTAGTACTCCaatgaatgaaaatatttaaaGTTCTTTCTAAGTTTagtgaatgataaattattttcCTTATAATGGAATTTGTGAGAATGAAATGAAATGTTTCAGTGTTGATTTAAGTcaaattgagtttgattgtgcatTGAGTTACTTATGTTGAATTGTGGGATGATATTGAATTTACTGGAGTTGTGGataaacaaaatattggaagcatttttcacaggtttttgaagaactgttttcccaaactatagacggcactctgccgaatttttctGAAAAATTTGCGAAGagttgaaattaattaaaattttgatttatgacttaatttcaattaaaggtttttaatacctgttcaaAATTACCCATCACTTGAAAaaggaatgaaaattgttttaaaatccattgtagtatatttaatgggttaccggtaggcgaagttcgataattcattgggtatactatgggatcatgttataccttacgcaggggtaaggtgtgacagaccaAACTTCAAGTAGCCTTTGCAAACAAGTAAGCCACTAGAATTCTATCATTGCAGGAAAAATTATGCAGAACAAAGCGAGATTCATGCCCTGTTGTTGAGTATCTACAAACTGTCAAGTCGATTATGGAGGAACTCTCTCTATGTGCCAGTCCTATTACTGATGTTGATCTTGTGGTGCATGTTCTCAGAGGAGTTGGTCTGAATTTTGTGACATTGTTGCAGCTATTCATGCTCAGGATACAGTAATCACATTTGATGAACTTCAAGACAAACTATTGGCTCATGAGCTGTATCTTAAGCAAATCGATCCTAGTTATGATTCCACTCTAATCACATCCAATTATAATCGCAAAGGCAATAACATTAAGCATTCTTCCCAGCAAAAACAAGGTAATTTCGGTAAGTTTGTCAACAATTTTCAGTTTACTAATAATTCTAGTTTTCATGAGACTTCCTCTAGCTTTAAGTCTCAGACTTATTCATCACGGCAACACTTTTCCATGCCTCTTCTCACATTCGAgccttaggtacccaagcaaaagTCCAATGTCAGTTTTGCAACAAATTTGGCCACAATGTCAAACAATGCTTTAGAGCCCGAGATTACTTCCGAGACTTATTCTCTCAGAATCCACAAGCATAATATTCTAATACAAATTCAGGTTCTGATTAACAATGGTTGCTAGACACTGGAGCATCTCATCACGTCACAAATGATCTGAGAAATCTCTCTCTCCACTCACCATATGATGGAAGTGATGAGCTGTATCTCACGGATGGGTTAGGTTTATCAATCTCTCATGTTGGTTCTAGTACTATTTTCTTTCCCACCAAATTGTGCCACCTTTCTAATGTTCTTTGTGTACCTTCTGCTAAAACTAATCTCATTTTAGTGTCTCAGTTTTGTGATTCTAATCAGGTGTTCATTGAATTTTTCTCTGATTATTTTCTTATGAAGGATCAATTCATGGGGGAGATTCTATCCGAAGGCAAACTTGATCAATCCTTATACAAGCTCAATTCGTACAGTGTCTCAAAGTCTCCTATTTGCCTCAATGTTCGTCTTTCATCAACTTCCTAGCATCAACGTCTTGGTCATCCCAATTctagaatttttaattttatcttgtCTAAGTTTGCTCTTCCTGTGCCTTTAGTACCAAAGGCTATTTGTAATCCTTGCAAATGTAATAAGAGTCATAGGTTATCCTTTGGTATTTCGTCCTTAACAAGCAGTCGTCCTCATGAACTTGTATATTCAAATTTATTGGCCCCTACTCCTGTGCAATCTCAAGATGGTTTTTGCTATTACATTATATTTGTGGATCATTATACAAAATATATCTAGTTATTTCCATTAAAAGCAAAATCTGATGTCTATAATCTTTTTCCTACATTTCAAACACTTGTTGAAAACACCTTTAATGTCAAAATTAAATCCATTTACACAGATGCGGGTGGAGAATATATTGCTCTCAAAAAATACTTTTAGTCTTGTGGTAATAAATTACCTTTAAACACCTCCTCACACACCGCAGCATAATGGGGCTGCCGAATGTCGTCATCGACACCTAGTTGAAGTAAGTCTAACGTTGCTGCAAACTGCCTCTCTTCCCCCTTCTTTTTAGTCTTTTGCCTTTCAAACAACAGCTTACCTTATTAATCGTCTTCCCACACCAATTCTCTATTTTACTTTCCCTTATCAA
The Hevea brasiliensis isolate MT/VB/25A 57/8 chromosome 15, ASM3005281v1, whole genome shotgun sequence genome window above contains:
- the LOC110656528 gene encoding classical arabinogalactan protein 6-like: MARQVLVLALIFVAIAGAFAANSSAPAATPSSSPSGKNSSSAAPSEAPAASAKSPNASASAPTANATAPTNAKAPSTAKVPTNAKAPSTAKAPTTAGAPKSSAKAPTTAAAPKSSAAGPKASSGPSPSSSDEGSAPEGAAPEGDASSPPAPSSEGSPAAAGGPAASDVPSSDTPAEAPAGSDAATLKVSAIAGVATAAGFFFLSF